The genomic stretch CGGCAACTATCTTGATCAGGATATCGCGCTGCAAATTTTCCAATCCAGTTGTTCTCAGACCAGTAAACAAGTGCTTAACCATTGGGGATTCGATCGTGATTTCCTTGAAGTGGCCTGTAATCAGTCGCTGATTCAGCATGAAGAAGAAGTGAGTTATCTCGATGTCGCTCGCATCGCCCACCATCTGTTGCTGTACAGAAAGCAAGACGATGCGTATGACGAGCATGAAGTCGAGATCAACGCTACTGGTGCCGAAGTACTGTTTGAACTCAGCAACCTGAGCGAACTCGATTTTAAAGACAAACTCAGTGCGGTAATCAACGCCAGCGGTTTCTGACCCCGACTTTTGAGGATTATATGATTTCAGGGATGCTGTTTATCTTTGCCCCGCTTGTCGTGGGCTATCTGTTTAGCGTGCGCAATAAAAACTGGCTCAATAAGCTCAATCAGGTGACGTCTAACCTGGTCTATATCATGCTGTTTCTGATGGGACTGAGCTTAGCGGCTCTGGACAACCTAGGCGACAATCTGCAACTGATCATTAAGTTTGTCAGTGTCTTTTTCGTGGCTCTCGGGGCGGCTAATTTGCTCTTCCTGCCGCTGATTGATCGCTTCATGCCACTCCAGACCGACTCTTCCCACAGCCAGTTGCCTCTTTCAAGCATGGCGCTGGAATCACTTAAACTGATTGTGGTTGTCGGTGGAGGCCTGTTATTGGGCGTAGTGCTGAATCTGAACTTGCCCTGGGTCGACAATGCGATGGAATGGTGTTTATCGCTGCTACTGTTTTTTATTGGTATCCAGCTGCGCAACTGCGGCCTGACACTGGGACAAATCCTGATTAACAAGCTCGGAATGATGATTGCGGCCGTCATGATTATCACCAGTTGGCTGGGTGGCTTAGTGGCGGCATTGGTACTCGACATTCCCGTTTATAAAGCGCTGGCAATGGCGTCAGGTTTTGGCTGGTATTCGCTGGCCGGCATTCTGATGGGTGATGCATTTGGGCCGGTCTATGGCGGCGCGTCATTCCTGATCGAGTTAATGCGTGAACTGGTTTCTCTGGTGATGATCCCGATGCTGATTGGGCGTAAACCGTGCACCACTATCGGCTATGCTGGCGCCACGTCCATGGACTTCACTTTGCCGCTAATCCAGACCACCGGTGGTGTACGATGTGTGCCAGTCGCTATCGTTAGCGGCTTTATACTCAGCGTGTTAGTTCCGGTATTGATGCTTTTCTTTGTGTCACTTGCAGGCTAGATCGCAGGAATAGTGTTACTTATCTTATACAATGGGCATCTTTTACAGTAGACCATCTTACATAGCAACGGCCTACGGTGAAATGAGCAATCCAAACTGGACGTAAACCTGTAGCTCCCTAAGCGAAAGGGAGGTCGATACAAGTCAGAAAGGAACTTTTATGAAACGCTTTCTTGTCACTCTGCTGTTATCAGCCGGTTCGATGAGCGCCGCAGCAGCGGACAATTCGTGCTTTGCGCAAAAGTATGACGCCTACATTGATGCTTCCCTGACGTGGTATACCGACCTGGCTGAGATGACAACACAAAAGTATCCAGATTTAGCGGAAGTCAGCCAATGGTTCCTGCAAGGTCGTAAGCACCATTTTGAACTCAATCGCGCCGCTGTTCACTACTACCTTGAGCACGATCCGTCCAAAGTTGCCACCGGGCAACCGGTCGAAGCCTGGCTGCAGCTAGAGCAACAGGATGTCAAAGTCCTCGCTTCGCGTAGTGATGGACTGGGTCAAATCGCGAAAACGACGTTTGATGATCGCCAGGCAGAACCACATGCCAAGAACTACGAGCTGCGTTCTGCTTTTGCCGATTTACTCAGCCATCCGAAACAGATTGAATCTGCGCTCGACAAATACAATCAGGCGATAGCCAAAACTGAGCAGATCACCTGTAACTAATTTACCTGTAACTTATCCCGCATGGCTATCATGACGGGTATCCGGGCACAGTCACCAACCGAATAAACACGGGACAAGAGTCCCGTTTTCGTTTAGATTGTTGTACTTAAAATCGGAAGATGAAACTTAAAACGACGCTGTATGGTATCTGAACACAAAACCGCAAATGCGAACTTTGAATCTTTACTTCGCATATTTACGGTGCCAGAAGGGCCGGACTCAACACTGACCCGCATCGAAGAAGAGCTCTCCCGCAATCTGAATCAGTTTTTGCGTGAACACATAGTGGCCGAAGAAAAGCCGCTCAAGCAGATCGAAAAAGATTTCTGTGATGCGCGTATTCCTGATGAACCTGTCTTTGTCTCAGACCATACCCAGCATCTGCTTGATACTCTGGTGGCGCAGTCAGTACACACCGCCTCACCCAGCTTTATCGGTCATATGACATCGGCACTGCCCTACTTCATGATGCCACTGTCCAA from Vibrio ostreae encodes the following:
- a CDS encoding lysine exporter LysO family protein, whose protein sequence is MISGMLFIFAPLVVGYLFSVRNKNWLNKLNQVTSNLVYIMLFLMGLSLAALDNLGDNLQLIIKFVSVFFVALGAANLLFLPLIDRFMPLQTDSSHSQLPLSSMALESLKLIVVVGGGLLLGVVLNLNLPWVDNAMEWCLSLLLFFIGIQLRNCGLTLGQILINKLGMMIAAVMIITSWLGGLVAALVLDIPVYKALAMASGFGWYSLAGILMGDAFGPVYGGASFLIELMRELVSLVMIPMLIGRKPCTTIGYAGATSMDFTLPLIQTTGGVRCVPVAIVSGFILSVLVPVLMLFFVSLAG